A genomic segment from Curtobacterium sp. MCSS17_007 encodes:
- a CDS encoding peptidoglycan-binding protein translates to MTTTKWTTRRAVVAGVCLVAVLGAGRATWALLDTGHDTASAETTHERRTTAPVTKQTLTDQQVFAGTLGFGQPVGLPGAATGTLTWLPSPGQVIHRDEPLYAVDERQVRSMHGAVPLWRSLEYGRRGTDVAQLNSNLAALGYSVGEDDVFGPRTLRAVRQWQRDRGRTVTGVLTADDIAFVDGDVRVDSVVGQLGQPAAGADGDVLEVTSTERVVTSTVRQQDADRVAVGTEVSVRVNGVGDPIHGDVVDASPAPDEGDGPAQVLVTIALEQGDRELPTAASAQVTAAGRTEEDVMTVPVAALVAGAREDEYAVDVVRGSTTKRVRVDVGFVADGRAAVTGGVHEGDRVVVPS, encoded by the coding sequence ATGACCACCACGAAGTGGACGACCCGGCGGGCGGTCGTCGCGGGCGTCTGCCTCGTCGCCGTGCTCGGCGCGGGCAGGGCCACCTGGGCACTGCTCGACACGGGCCACGACACCGCGTCGGCCGAGACGACGCACGAGCGGAGGACGACGGCCCCGGTGACGAAGCAGACACTGACGGACCAGCAGGTGTTCGCCGGCACGCTCGGGTTCGGGCAACCGGTCGGCCTCCCCGGCGCCGCCACCGGCACCCTCACCTGGCTGCCGTCGCCCGGTCAGGTGATCCACCGCGACGAGCCGCTCTACGCCGTCGACGAGCGCCAGGTCCGTTCGATGCACGGCGCGGTGCCGCTGTGGCGGTCGCTCGAGTACGGCCGTCGGGGAACCGACGTTGCTCAGCTGAACAGCAACCTCGCCGCGCTCGGGTACTCCGTCGGCGAGGACGACGTCTTCGGGCCGCGGACCCTCAGGGCCGTCCGGCAGTGGCAGCGGGACCGCGGGCGGACCGTGACCGGCGTGTTGACGGCGGACGACATCGCCTTCGTCGACGGCGACGTCCGCGTGGACTCCGTCGTCGGGCAACTCGGACAGCCCGCTGCTGGCGCAGACGGCGACGTGCTCGAGGTGACGAGCACCGAGCGGGTCGTGACCAGCACGGTGCGGCAGCAGGACGCCGACCGGGTGGCGGTCGGCACGGAGGTCAGCGTGCGGGTGAACGGCGTGGGCGACCCGATCCACGGTGACGTCGTCGACGCATCGCCGGCGCCCGACGAGGGAGACGGACCTGCGCAGGTCCTGGTCACCATCGCGTTGGAGCAGGGCGACCGGGAGCTGCCGACTGCCGCATCGGCCCAGGTCACAGCGGCGGGCAGGACCGAGGAGGACGTCATGACGGTGCCGGTCGCGGCGCTCGTCGCCGGGGCGCGCGAGGACGAGTACGCCGTCGACGTGGTCCGTGGATCGACGACGAA
- a CDS encoding HAMP domain-containing sensor histidine kinase, giving the protein MTFATASMVITAAVLVLVTSGSVGTLSAEYHDAAVALRPDESAGAVAEPLAPTGDGGAAVVRLATQTQWQWAAVGVAAAGMLAGCVGWFLSRRVLRPVDRITAITRNISASTLHERIALGGPDDELRRLARTIDDLLDRLEAAFESQRRFVAQASHELRTPLAVQRAALQVGLPDDAGPEDVVAARQELLEQNRRTERLVDSLLVLAEAERGLDGRTEAVDVGAFAQEVVDEAGATATDFGVDLTCRTHTVPPGRGAVSAEPILLRQLLRNLVANAVEYNRPGGWVEVVVHGDRFSVRNSGEIVEPATAERFVEPFCRGGRPGSDRHSGLGLSIVAAITRAHGWDLDVRPLSEGGLEVVVDTGVPSV; this is encoded by the coding sequence GTGACCTTCGCCACGGCGTCCATGGTCATCACCGCGGCGGTCCTCGTCCTGGTGACGAGCGGCTCCGTGGGGACGCTGTCCGCGGAGTACCACGACGCAGCCGTGGCGCTGCGACCCGACGAGTCCGCGGGCGCCGTCGCGGAGCCGCTCGCACCCACTGGCGACGGCGGAGCAGCGGTCGTCCGGCTCGCGACGCAGACACAGTGGCAGTGGGCCGCCGTCGGGGTCGCGGCGGCCGGGATGCTCGCCGGGTGCGTCGGGTGGTTCCTCAGCCGCCGGGTCCTCCGCCCGGTCGACCGGATCACCGCGATCACCCGGAACATCTCCGCGTCGACGCTGCACGAGCGCATCGCCCTCGGCGGTCCGGACGACGAGCTGCGCCGCCTGGCCCGGACGATCGACGACCTGCTCGACCGGCTCGAGGCGGCATTCGAGAGCCAGCGGCGCTTCGTCGCCCAGGCGTCGCACGAGTTGCGGACGCCCCTCGCCGTCCAGCGGGCGGCGCTGCAGGTGGGCTTGCCCGACGACGCGGGGCCCGAGGACGTCGTCGCGGCGCGTCAGGAACTCCTCGAGCAGAACCGCCGGACCGAACGGCTCGTGGACAGCCTGCTCGTGCTCGCCGAGGCGGAGCGCGGCCTGGACGGCCGGACGGAGGCGGTCGACGTCGGGGCGTTCGCGCAGGAGGTCGTCGACGAGGCTGGTGCCACCGCGACGGACTTCGGGGTGGACCTCACCTGCCGGACGCACACCGTGCCTCCCGGTCGGGGCGCGGTGTCGGCGGAACCGATCCTGCTGCGGCAGCTCCTCCGGAACCTCGTCGCGAACGCGGTCGAGTACAACCGGCCGGGCGGCTGGGTCGAGGTGGTGGTGCACGGCGACCGCTTCTCGGTGCGCAACAGCGGCGAGATCGTCGAGCCGGCCACGGCGGAGCGGTTCGTCGAGCCGTTCTGCCGGGGCGGCCGACCGGGATCCGACCGGCACAGCGGGCTCGGGCTGTCGATCGTCGCCGCGATCACCCGGGCGCACGGCTGGGACCTCGACGTCCGCCCCCTGTCGGAGGGTGGGCTGGAGGTCGTCGTCGACACCGGTGTTCCGTCGGTGTGA